The Bacillota bacterium DNA segment CTCCAGGGAGGAAACCGATCCCTCTAATTGGCCACTCATTATGAGCTATACAGGGTTAAATAATGTGGGAGGAAACACCTGGATTTTTTAAAGTAACGGGAGCCTGCCTGGTTTCTCCCCCCTGTAGCCAGCGCGGCTGCATTGGCAAGGGGGGATGGGGAGAGTCAGCGCCGGTTACCCATATGTTTTCATTCTGTGTCCACTCGGGAAATCATCCGGGGGCTGAGCGACCTGTATAGATAACAGGCCGGGCATTCCTCATTACGCCTTGTTTTATGGGAACGTGTTTCTTGTGTTTACTTGACTATGGCTGTGTTTGGTTATATAATGGTAGAGGAGGTGATCTCGTGGAAAAGCTACTGACGGCTCAAGAACTGGCGGAGATTTTGAGCTTATCGGTGGATACTATCTGGAGGTATACACGGCAAAAAAAGATACCGGTAGTAGAACTGGGAGAAAAACAATACCGGTATGAAAAAGAAGCAGTGTTGGCTGCTTTGGCCATGAGAAACCTTTCTGTTAAGGAAGAGCATCCTGTATACTCAAAACAAGGCGGGTACACCTACGAGGATTACTTGAAGATTCCGGAAGAACCGGGCTACCGGTTTGAAATTTTAGAAGGAATTTTGGTAAAAGAACCGTCGCCTTCTGTGCATCACCAACGAGTTGCCTCGGCGCTATACCGGCAGTTGGCAAATTTCTTTGATGGTTTTAATCCTGAGGGCGAACTCTTTTTTGCCCCTTTGGATGTTACTTTGACCAACCGCAATGTGCTGCAGCCGGACATATTGTTTGTGTCCGGTGACCGAAAGGAAATTATGCGCCAGGAGCGCATTGACGGTCCTTGTGATTTGGTGGTGGAAATTATGTCACCAACAAATCGCCGCAAAGACCGCTTGCAAAAGATGGAAATATATTGCAAGGCAGGGATTCCTCACTACTGGCTTGTAGATCCCGAGGAAAACACATTGGAAGCTTTTGTCCTCAGAAGTGGAAATTATACCCTGGTGTTCGCGGGCGGCCCGGGCGACAAATTTATCCATCCTGAATTTCCGGGATTGGATCTGGATCTGGATAAGGTATTTCACCGGCCTGTATCTGAGTGAATTCTTAAATTAATATTTTATAATGCTAATCCCGGTGCGGTTATCATAAAAATCCTCTCTTTTAATGCTGAGCGCAAAACAATAGTAAAAGCCGCTGAAAAGCGGCTTATCGCTTTAAGGATGTTCTCTTCAAATCTCCTTCACCTCTCCCTTCTTTCCAAACAGCCCGTATTTGAACAACTTGAACAGGGTGTGAAAGAGGGCGTCTTTGATACTATTTATCCAGAAGAAGTGGCGGAGCAGATGATTCAAATGCTCATTATTTTTAATTCCGTGCTTACAACACTTGCCTTTGGTGTGGAAGAGAGTCCTAATAACAACGAAATTATTAAGCGAAAAATTAATGCTTACCGGGATGCCATTGAAAGAATTCTGGGAGCCCCAAAAGGTTCAATCAACTTTGAGGAAATCATCGGGGTATTTGATCGGTGCCTGTAGAACAGGGGAATGATGAAGGAGATGAAGAAAATGGAATTGGTGTATCATTTTAATTCCAATGAGAGTCCTGAGCTAGTACAGGTTGGAGGAAAGGGCATGTCCCTGATTCTCATGACCCAGCAGGGGCTGCCGGTACCCCCGGGGTTCGTACTATCGGTGGAATTCTTCAAACCCTGGTTTGAACAAATAAAAGGTACTCCTGAGTGGCAAAGGGTAATAAACTCTCCGTCAGGTGAACTCAAGGCACACTCAGCCGCTTTGAAAAAGCTGTGTATGACCCTTAAGCTGGATGAAGCTCGTCTGAAAGCTTTTACTGAGGCGCTGAATAACCTGGAAAAAGATCATCAGAACCCTCTGTTTGCAGTGCGGTCGTCTTCTCCGGAAGAGGATCTTGAAGGTGCTTCCTTTGCCGGAGGGTACGAGACTACGCTTGGAGTGAGAAAAGAAACAATGGAAGATGCCTTGCGCCCCTATCTCACCAGGAACCGTAAGGGGAAGAGTGAAGGTGCTCAAAAGTCCTGATGAAAAACCTGTGCTCCCGGGAGAGATCTTGGTGGCCAAGGCTACAGACCCGGGATGGACTCCCTTGTTTATCAATGCGGCAGGGGTAATCCTTGAGGTCGGTGGTATGCTCCAGCATGGAGCGCTTGTGGCAAGGGAGTATGGAAAGCCCTGTGTGTCCGGAATAGAAGATGCCGTCTCAGTTTTGCAGGACGGCCAGATGGTAGAAATGGATGGACTGAACGGTATTGTTAGACTGCTGTGACATCCTGAATAGGAGAAAATAATATGGGGCAACCGATGTATTGCAACAAAGAATCCAAACGACGAATCAAATTACGGGAAAGCGCAAATGGTGGGCACTGGTCACCGTTATGGTGACCATGTTTTTTGCTTCCATGGATCAAACCATTGTCTCCACCGCTATTCCCACCATCGTCGGGGATTTACAGGGGTTTTCCCTGTATGCGTGGGTATTTAGCGTTTACATGCTAACTTCACCGGTGACCATTCCCATTTATGGTAAGTTATCCGATGTATATGGACGGAAGCCTTTTTACATCTTTGGATTAGTGATGTTCGGGATTGGGTCTATGGTCAGCGGCCAGGCCAACACAATGCTGCAACTGGTACTGGCACGCGGGCTGCAGGGAATCGGAGCCAGCGCGATGATGAGTATGCCGCGGGCGACCGTGGGGGACATTTTTAACCCGAAAGAGCGGGGGCGCTGGATGGGGGTCATGGGGGCAGTATATGGCTTATCCAGTATTATCGGCCCTGCTATCGGGGGCTGGATTACCGCTACCTTCTCCTGGCACTGGGTCTTCTACATCAACTTGCCCTTTGCCTTGCTGGCTATTATCGGTGTGGCATACTCTTTGCCCAAAGTTAGGGCAGAAAAACAAGTCAAGGTGGACTGGTTCGGTTCTACTCTCCTTATCATTGGTCTGATTCCAATTCTATTGGGGTTCACCTGGGCCGGAACGAAGTACGCCTGGACGTCCCCGGTGGAGTTGGCTTTGTTCGGGGGCGGCGCAATTATGTTGGTGTTGTTTATTTAGTTTGAGCGCAAGGTTTTCGACCCGATCATAACCAATTTTGTCGCGGATTCCAAGACAGCTTTAGCGCAACCCTGCCGGGTAAAATAAAGGAGCTAACAGGCGACATATCTCAGCTCGACCACCCTGCTGACGCAGCAAGCCCAACAGGCTATCGCCGACCAGTTCGCCCGGTTCGGAGCAGCCGGCCAGGAAATGTATCACCAGCTGTTACACGCCGTGAAGGTTTCGCTTGCCACCGGTATCAGCAATTTATTTGCAATCGCTCTTGTGTTTGCCGTGCTCTGCTTCATCGGCACGTTTTTCTTACCGGAACGCACCCTTCAGGGAGATGAGTACTACAGTGATAAACAGTAGCGATTAACAAGCGATTAACAGGGTCAGGCTTGCATTATTAATTTTATCAAAACCGTTTTCATAACCACCCATTGCGTAATAAATTCTAAATCGGGCTTTACATTCAAATTGCCGGTGCGGTTAATTTAAGAAAAAACCCATTATTGTGGATAAATCATTTGGCAGTTGTTGGAGCAAGAACCCCGTCTCCATGCTTCCCCCGTGCTTCCCCGAGCAAGAACCCCGTCCCCGTGCTTCCCCATGCTTCATTGAAAATTTGCTCAAAGATACTATTGTTTGCAATGTGAAAACCCCAGGACAAATACCTCAAGAAGTCCTGGGGTTTGGCAACGCTCTCCGTTTTTTACTCAAAACGTAAACATTCGATAGGGTCGGCATTGGCGGCCTTCTGGGCGGGATAATAGCCAAAGAAAATTCCCACCAGTGTAGCAAAACCGATGGCCAGTAAAATAGATCCCGGCGCAACCACCGTAGGCCAGCCGGCTACCTGGGAAACAACCTTGCTCCCGACAACCCCTGTAATAATACCTATTAGGCCGCCGACCAGGCTTAAAACCAGGGCTTCGATTAAAAATTGCCCCAGGATGGCTCTGCCGGTAGCTCCAACTGCCATTCGGATACCGATTTCCTTGGTGCGTTCAGTTACCGAAACCAGCATGATGTTCATGATGCCAATGCCCCCCACCAGCAGGGAGACAGCCGCCACACTGGCCAGCATAATGGTCATGATCTTGGTTGTATCAGCAACTGTTTCCATGACTGCCGTCATATTCTGAACAGTGAAGTCGTCCTCTTGCAGGCTGCTAAGGCGGTGCCTTTGTCTCAAGAGGTTGGTTACTGCATCCTGGACCGTCGCCAGGCTCATCTCGTCCTGGACCTGGATATTAATTACGCGGACGGATCTCTCACCTGTAAAACGCATCTGGGCGGTCGTAATGGGAATATAAACCGTATCATCCTGATCCATGCCGCCCATGCCACTACCCTGGGGAGCCAGGACGCCGATCACTGTAAACTCAAGGTTATTCAGGCGGACAGCAGCACCGACGGGATTTGCTCCAGAAGGAAAAAGGTTGGTTGCAACAGTCTGCCCGAGGACGGCCACCAGGGCTGCCCGGGCGACATCTTCGTTGGAGAAAAAGGCTCCTGATTCTACCCGCAAACTCCTGATTGCCTGGAAAGAGGTTGTTGTTCCAACAGCGTTCGTCGTCCAGGTGTTGCTGCCCGCAGCGGCGGTAACGCTCTGGCTTGTTTCGGGTGCTACGTATTGTACAAGGGGCAGGCCGGCAATGGCCTCGGCATCATCGCTGGTAAGGCTGTTAACGGCCCCGCCAGCACCGCGGACGGGGCCAAAACCGGCCCCTGGCCTGACAACTAATAAGTTGGAGCCCATGCTGGCAATACGCTCTGTAACCTGTTTTGTAGCACCTTCGCCAACACCGATCATAATAATCACAGCCGCCACGCCGATGATGATTCCCAGCATAGTCAACAATGAACGCATTTTATTGGCTACAAGGCCTCGCCAGGCGATTGCCAGAGCTGATCGAAAATTCATAAGCGGCCCTCCTCTTGAGATATGGCTGCCAGCTCTTTTTCCGGTTGCTGCACTTCCT contains these protein-coding regions:
- a CDS encoding Uma2 family endonuclease, which produces MCLLDYGCVWLYNGRGGDLVEKLLTAQELAEILSLSVDTIWRYTRQKKIPVVELGEKQYRYEKEAVLAALAMRNLSVKEEHPVYSKQGGYTYEDYLKIPEEPGYRFEILEGILVKEPSPSVHHQRVASALYRQLANFFDGFNPEGELFFAPLDVTLTNRNVLQPDILFVSGDRKEIMRQERIDGPCDLVVEIMSPTNRRKDRLQKMEIYCKAGIPHYWLVDPEENTLEAFVLRSGNYTLVFAGGPGDKFIHPEFPGLDLDLDKVFHRPVSE
- a CDS encoding PEP/pyruvate-binding domain-containing protein; this encodes MELVYHFNSNESPELVQVGGKGMSLILMTQQGLPVPPGFVLSVEFFKPWFEQIKGTPEWQRVINSPSGELKAHSAALKKLCMTLKLDEARLKAFTEALNNLEKDHQNPLFAVRSSSPEEDLEGASFAGGYETTLGVRKETMEDALRPYLTRNRKGKSEGAQKS
- a CDS encoding PEP-utilizing enzyme; this encodes MLKSPDEKPVLPGEILVAKATDPGWTPLFINAAGVILEVGGMLQHGALVAREYGKPCVSGIEDAVSVLQDGQMVEMDGLNGIVRLL
- a CDS encoding MFS transporter; translated protein: MQQRIQTTNQITGKRKWWALVTVMVTMFFASMDQTIVSTAIPTIVGDLQGFSLYAWVFSVYMLTSPVTIPIYGKLSDVYGRKPFYIFGLVMFGIGSMVSGQANTMLQLVLARGLQGIGASAMMSMPRATVGDIFNPKERGRWMGVMGAVYGLSSIIGPAIGGWITATFSWHWVFYINLPFALLAIIGVAYSLPKVRAEKQVKVDWFGSTLLIIGLIPILLGFTWAGTKYAWTSPVELALFGGGAIMLVLFI
- a CDS encoding ABC transporter permease, producing the protein MNFRSALAIAWRGLVANKMRSLLTMLGIIIGVAAVIIMIGVGEGATKQVTERIASMGSNLLVVRPGAGFGPVRGAGGAVNSLTSDDAEAIAGLPLVQYVAPETSQSVTAAAGSNTWTTNAVGTTTSFQAIRSLRVESGAFFSNEDVARAALVAVLGQTVATNLFPSGANPVGAAVRLNNLEFTVIGVLAPQGSGMGGMDQDDTVYIPITTAQMRFTGERSVRVINIQVQDEMSLATVQDAVTNLLRQRHRLSSLQEDDFTVQNMTAVMETVADTTKIMTIMLASVAAVSLLVGGIGIMNIMLVSVTERTKEIGIRMAVGATGRAILGQFLIEALVLSLVGGLIGIITGVVGSKVVSQVAGWPTVVAPGSILLAIGFATLVGIFFGYYPAQKAANADPIECLRFE